In one window of Rhodanobacter sp. FDAARGOS 1247 DNA:
- a CDS encoding pyridoxal-phosphate dependent enzyme, translated as MTVHQSVLELIGHTPMVRTQRLDTGLCELFLKLESANPGGSIKDRIGLSMIEGAEKDGRIRPGDILVEGTAGNTGLGLALVAQAKGYRLILVVPDKMSREKIFNLKAMGAEVVLTRSDVAKGHPEYYQDMAERIARETPGAYFINQFGNPDNPAAHIATTGPEILEQMDGQVDAIVLGCGSSGTLSGLSKFFAEHSPQTELVLADPVGSILAEYINEGTLSTKSASWMVEGIGEDFLPGISDFTRVKKAYAIPDKESFLTARELLAKEGILGGSSTGTLLAAALRYCREQTTSKRVVTLVCDTGNKYLSKLYNDYWMLDNGFIEREQHGDLRDLLLRPFAQRDTVVVGPNELLITAYNRMKLYDVSQLPVMDGRKLVGIVDESDVLMHVHADESRFRDSVSSAMITSLQKLDVRSPVESLLPVFERGHVAIVVDGDDFLGLITRIDLLNWLRRKVN; from the coding sequence ATGACGGTCCACCAGAGCGTTCTTGAATTGATCGGCCACACGCCGATGGTCCGCACCCAGCGCCTGGACACCGGCCTGTGCGAACTGTTTCTCAAGCTGGAGAGCGCCAACCCCGGCGGTTCGATCAAGGACCGCATCGGCCTGTCGATGATCGAGGGTGCCGAGAAGGACGGCCGCATCCGCCCGGGCGACATCCTGGTCGAAGGCACTGCCGGCAACACCGGCCTTGGCCTGGCCCTGGTGGCGCAGGCCAAGGGTTACCGCCTGATCCTGGTGGTGCCGGACAAGATGAGCCGCGAGAAGATCTTCAACTTGAAGGCGATGGGCGCCGAAGTGGTGCTGACCCGTTCCGACGTGGCCAAGGGCCATCCCGAGTATTACCAGGACATGGCCGAGCGGATCGCCCGCGAGACGCCCGGCGCGTACTTCATCAACCAGTTCGGCAACCCCGACAACCCGGCCGCGCACATCGCCACCACCGGGCCCGAAATCCTCGAGCAGATGGACGGCCAGGTCGACGCGATCGTGCTCGGCTGCGGTTCGTCCGGCACGCTGAGCGGCCTGTCGAAATTCTTCGCCGAGCACTCGCCGCAGACCGAACTGGTGCTGGCCGATCCGGTCGGTTCCATCCTTGCCGAATACATCAACGAGGGCACGCTCTCGACCAAGTCGGCCAGCTGGATGGTCGAAGGCATCGGCGAGGATTTCCTGCCGGGCATCAGCGACTTCACCCGGGTGAAGAAGGCCTACGCGATCCCGGACAAGGAGAGCTTCCTCACCGCCCGCGAGCTGCTGGCGAAGGAGGGCATCCTGGGCGGCTCGTCCACCGGCACCCTGCTGGCCGCGGCGCTGCGCTACTGCCGCGAGCAGACCACGTCGAAGCGCGTGGTGACCCTGGTCTGTGACACCGGCAACAAGTATCTGTCCAAGCTGTACAACGACTACTGGATGCTCGACAACGGCTTCATCGAGCGTGAGCAGCACGGCGACCTGCGCGACCTGCTGCTGCGCCCGTTCGCCCAGCGCGACACCGTGGTGGTCGGCCCCAACGAATTGCTGATCACCGCCTACAACCGCATGAAGCTGTACGACGTGTCGCAGCTGCCGGTGATGGACGGCCGCAAGCTGGTGGGCATCGTCGACGAATCGGACGTGCTGATGCACGTGCACGCCGACGAGTCGCGTTTCCGCGACTCGGTGTCGAGCGCCATGATCACCAGCCTGCAGAAGCTCGACGTGCGCTCGCCGGTCGAGTCGCTGTTGCCGGTGTT
- a CDS encoding YdcH family protein, with the protein MFENQQRDDVEALMKADAEFRRLYQHHRELDSKVHDADIGVLPIDDMTLASMKKEKLLAKSRLERMWADRAHLVH; encoded by the coding sequence ATGTTTGAAAACCAGCAGCGTGATGATGTCGAGGCATTGATGAAGGCTGATGCGGAATTCCGGCGGCTCTACCAGCATCACAGGGAACTCGACAGCAAGGTGCACGACGCCGACATCGGCGTGCTGCCCATCGACGACATGACCCTGGCCAGCATGAAGAAGGAAAAATTGCTGGCCAAGTCCCGACTCGAACGCATGTGGGCAGATCGGGCGCATCTCGTCCACTGA